A window of Syntrophales bacterium genomic DNA:
CGGACATCGGCCAGGATTACAGCTACAGTTCCGGCTGGAGCGTCCAGTTTATTCAACCGCTTCTGAAAAGTGCCGGCCTGGATGTTGCCATGCAGTCCATCCGGCAGGCCAGGGTGGCCGAGGAGCAGTACATCCTCGACCTGAAGGACACGCTGGCCACCACGATCGCAACGACCATCACAGACTACCGGGCCTATGTGTCGGCCCTGCGCAGCTACGACATTCAAGCCAAGGGGCTGGAGACGGCCCGCCGAACCCTGGAGACGAACCAGGCGCTCATCGATGCCGGGCGCATGGCCCAGACGGAAATCCTCCAGGCGGAGAACGACGTGGCCAATCGTGAGTTGAGCGTCATAACCGCCAGGAATGACGTCGACTCGGCGCGGCTTACCCTTCTCCAGGTCCTCAACCTGGACAAGAACACGGACTTCCTGCCCGTTGAAGAAGGGGAGAAGTTTGTTCCTCCTCCCTCCCTGGAAGAAGCCATCGCCGTGGCCCTGAAAAACCGTTCCGATTACATCAAGGCCCTGCAAAACCTGGAGCTGGCCAAACTGGACCTGGCCGTCAACAAGCGAAACCTCCTCTGGGATCTCTCGCTCGTGACAAATGTCGGACGGACCGGGGCGGGCGATACCTACCGGACGGCCCTGGCGGACCAGCAGATTCGGAAAAGCGACTGGGACGTCTGGCTTCAGCTCAACATTCCCCTGAGGGACCTGCAATCGGAAAGCAGTTATGTCACAGCGAAAGTAGCCCTCGAAAAGGCGGGCATCAACCTGAAGAAGCTGGTGAGCGACATTGAAATCGACGTCCAGAATAGAATCAGGAATATCGACGTCAATTACAGGAGTTATTTGCTCGCAAAAAAGGGACGGGAGCTTTCGGAGCGGAAACTGGAAATCGAACGGGAAAAACTGCGACTGGGACGATCGACCAACTTCCAACTGGTGTCCTTCCAGAACGACGTCCTCGATCAGCAGACGATGGAACTGCAAGCCCTGATCACGTACCTCAACTCCCTGACGGATCTGGATCAGTCGCTGGGAGTTACGCTCGATCGATGGAGCATCAGCGTCAAGCGCGAGGATGAAGGTGTCAAACTGCCGGAGGACCGGAAGAAGGAAGTCAACGAGAAGCTGACGGTGAAATAATCAAGGGACAGCCATGAACCAGGATCCGATCATCTACAGAAGCATTCTGGAAAACATGACCGACGGGGTCATGACCGTTTCGCTCGACGGCCGCATCATGACGTTCAATGAGGCGGCGGAACGGATTCTGGGCCTCCGTGCCGAGGATGTTCTCGGCCGGTCGCTGAGTGAAGTGTTTCTCGGAAGGGAAGGGAGCGATGCCTTCAACCAGGCCATCCTGGACGCCGTTTACAACGAGGCGGTGACTCAGAACGGCATCGTCCTGTATTCAGCCGGGGAAAAGCGCATCGTTCTTTCTGTTACGACTTCTTTTCTTCGGTCCGACAAGACGGGACAGAAAAAGAAGGCCGCCGTCATTGCGGTCTTCAGCGACCGGACGGAAGTGGAGGCTCTTCGGGAGACAGAGCAAGACCTCACGGAGGAGATCAAGGCGAAGCACAGGGAGCTGCAGACGTCCTACTCTGAACTGGAGGAGTCCAACACAAGCCTCAAGGCCGCCCTGAAAAAAGTTCAGATGATCCGCATTGCCGCAACGGCACTGGTGCTTCTACTCTTTCTGTCCATCGGGATCCTGACGTGGATAAAAGGCACGCCGGGAAGGTCCGGGCCGTCTCCGACCGCAGATTCGCAGGCGGGTGCAGTGAAGACGTACAAGGTGGCACTGCAGCCCCTTGTCGACAAAATCTCTCTCCGGGGTACTCTCAAGCCGATCCAGGTTGTGAACGTGACGAGTCCCTTCGCGGGCACAGTCACGGAAAAGCTTTTCGAATACGGCCAGTCCGTCACCAAGGGACAGCTTCTCATGCGCCTCGATACCAGGGAAATCGAATCGAAATGCCGCGAAGCGGAATCGGCTTTCATCAAGGCAAATGAAAAAAGAAAGGAAATGAAGGATTGGAAGAACACGGATGAAATGGTCAAGGCGATGCGATCCCTGGACAAGGCGAAGAGATCCTATGAAGAAACGGAAACCCTTTTCAAGAAAGGCATTGTGTCGGCCGACGAATACAACAATGAAAAGAACAATTACGAGAACGAGCTCCTGACATACAAGACCACAAAGGCCAAAGGCGAGGGCGATAACGTGACCCTGGCAAAGCTCGACTATTACAATGCAAGGGCGAAACTTGCCGATCTCGAGAAACAGCTCAAGAAGGCCAATGTCCTTGCCCCGGTATCCGGAACGGTCATCCTCATGGACGCCGCGGGGGATAAGGACAGGAAAGGAAAAGCCGTCGAAAAGGGTACTTCTTTCGGCGAGGGGGAGATCATGCTGGCCGTCGGTGACACGACCGGCCTTTCGGTTTCCACCGAAGTGGACGAGATCGAGGTGACGAAGATCAAGAAGGGTCAGCAGGCGATCATCACGGGAGACGCATTCCCGGATGTGATCCTCAAGGGAAGGGTCGATCACATTTCGTCCCAGGCGAGCGTCAAGGGAGGGGAAGGGGGGGCGAAGAAAGCGGCTTCCTTCGAGATCCTGATCCAGGTGGAAAGGCTTACCCAGGAAACGGCCGACAAGATCCGTCTCGGCATGTCGGCCAATCTATCCATCGAGATCCTGAACAAGCCTGACGGCATCCTGGTGCCCATCGGGGCCGTGCAGACGGATGGGGCGGATCGCTATGTCATGCTGAAGGAGGCGGGAAAGCGGGAGGCGAAGAGGGTGAACGTGAAGACGGGCATTACGACTCTCGATTCCGTGGAGATCCTGCAGGGATTGAAAATCGGCGATGAAGTCCTGGTAAAGGAGGAAGCGGTCCGGAATGTCCATGCTGAGGACAGTGAACATCCATAAGACGTATCCGGTTGGCCCCACAGAAGTAAATGTTCTCAAGGGCATTTCCCTGGAAGTCGAGAAGGGGGAGTTCCTGTCTATCGTTGGAGCGTCAGGCAGCGGAAAATCTACGCTGATGCATATTCTCGGTCTTCTCGAACAGCCGACATTGGGAGAGTATTATTTCGAGGAAACCCGGATCCGGTACGAGGACGACCGCGAGATCTCCAATCTCCGCAACCGGAAGATCGGATTCGTATTCCAGCAGTATTGCCTTCTGCAGCGGCTGACGGCCCTGGATAACGTGGGGATTCCCCTCATCTACCGGGGGATGGGCAAACCGGAGATCCGAGAGCGCTCCATGGCATACCTGCAGAAGGTCGAAGTGACGGATCGGGCGTATCACCGGCCGAACGAGATGTCCGGTGGACAGCAGCAGCGGGTGGCCATCGCCCGGGCCCTGGTGGGCAATCCGGCACTGATCCTCGCCGACGAGCCCACGGGTGCCCTGGACAGCAGGACCGGCCAGGAGATCATGGACCTCTTCCGAAAGCTCAACGAAGAGGAAGGAATCACCATCATCGTCATTACTCACGATCCCAAGATCGCCGCTCAATGCCGCCGCCGCATAGAGATCACCGACGGGCTCGTCACCCCTCTGGCGGTCGACGGGAATCCTCATTGAATATCCGGGCGCCGCGGGGTGTCCGGAATCAAGGACAACATGATCCTGAAAGCAAACATTTCCGAAGCGTTTACAAGCCTTGCAAACGCCCGACAGCGGACGATCCTTGCCATTATCGGCATCGTCATCGGCATCGGATCCGTCATCGGCATGGTCTCCATCGGCTCCATAGCGGAAAATGAGGCCCTCAAGCAGTTCAAGGACATGGGAGTGGACGTCGTCATGGTGAGGCTGACGGAGGGCAGTCCATCGGCAAACGTGACCCTGCGGGACATCACGGCCCTGAAAGAAAAGGAGAGCTCGATCCTCGATGTCGCGCCTTACCTGCGGTCCAGCGGCACATTCAGCATCGGCAAGAAGAGCATCTACCTGGAGGAGATGGGTGTGACCGCCAGCTTCTTCGACATGAACAAGATCCGGCTGGCGGAGGGGCGATTCATCTCGGATCTCGACGAGAACCGCTATTTCTGTGTCATCGGGAAGGAAACGGCGGCTTTCCTCCGGGGGATCGGATTGAATCCTCTCCTCGGCAGTCAGTTTCCTCTCGGAAACAGGATTTTCACGATTGTCGGCGTTCTCGACAGCGTCTCGGATGGAGGGATGAGGCCTTACGGAATCAACAGCTCCGTGATCATGCCCATTAGCACGGCCGGGCGGTTCTTCGAGAAAAGCGACATCGACAGCTTTCTTGCCCTGGTCGGGAACACCGTCTCCCCGGCCCAGGCCAAGGCGGATATCCAGAATTACTTCCGGACAAAATCTCGGGACCTCAAAGTCCGGGTCACCACGGCGGAAGAGCTGATCGCCAACATGAAGAAGCAGATG
This region includes:
- a CDS encoding TolC family protein; translation: MRSEEKQEIPGVQREAKKLTLSDCILLALQNNVSIQTAYLDRISQRMELRVAEDKFVPQPSLSFSTRASSTYNTDGTRTRGSTQDGLFATTLNLPTGGSVTFSWDNPATKADIGQDYSYSSGWSVQFIQPLLKSAGLDVAMQSIRQARVAEEQYILDLKDTLATTIATTITDYRAYVSALRSYDIQAKGLETARRTLETNQALIDAGRMAQTEILQAENDVANRELSVITARNDVDSARLTLLQVLNLDKNTDFLPVEEGEKFVPPPSLEEAIAVALKNRSDYIKALQNLELAKLDLAVNKRNLLWDLSLVTNVGRTGAGDTYRTALADQQIRKSDWDVWLQLNIPLRDLQSESSYVTAKVALEKAGINLKKLVSDIEIDVQNRIRNIDVNYRSYLLAKKGRELSERKLEIEREKLRLGRSTNFQLVSFQNDVLDQQTMELQALITYLNSLTDLDQSLGVTLDRWSISVKREDEGVKLPEDRKKEVNEKLTVK
- a CDS encoding ABC transporter ATP-binding protein, whose product is MSMLRTVNIHKTYPVGPTEVNVLKGISLEVEKGEFLSIVGASGSGKSTLMHILGLLEQPTLGEYYFEETRIRYEDDREISNLRNRKIGFVFQQYCLLQRLTALDNVGIPLIYRGMGKPEIRERSMAYLQKVEVTDRAYHRPNEMSGGQQQRVAIARALVGNPALILADEPTGALDSRTGQEIMDLFRKLNEEEGITIIVITHDPKIAAQCRRRIEITDGLVTPLAVDGNPH
- a CDS encoding PAS domain-containing protein; translated protein: MNQDPIIYRSILENMTDGVMTVSLDGRIMTFNEAAERILGLRAEDVLGRSLSEVFLGREGSDAFNQAILDAVYNEAVTQNGIVLYSAGEKRIVLSVTTSFLRSDKTGQKKKAAVIAVFSDRTEVEALRETEQDLTEEIKAKHRELQTSYSELEESNTSLKAALKKVQMIRIAATALVLLLFLSIGILTWIKGTPGRSGPSPTADSQAGAVKTYKVALQPLVDKISLRGTLKPIQVVNVTSPFAGTVTEKLFEYGQSVTKGQLLMRLDTREIESKCREAESAFIKANEKRKEMKDWKNTDEMVKAMRSLDKAKRSYEETETLFKKGIVSADEYNNEKNNYENELLTYKTTKAKGEGDNVTLAKLDYYNARAKLADLEKQLKKANVLAPVSGTVILMDAAGDKDRKGKAVEKGTSFGEGEIMLAVGDTTGLSVSTEVDEIEVTKIKKGQQAIITGDAFPDVILKGRVDHISSQASVKGGEGGAKKAASFEILIQVERLTQETADKIRLGMSANLSIEILNKPDGILVPIGAVQTDGADRYVMLKEAGKREAKRVNVKTGITTLDSVEILQGLKIGDEVLVKEEAVRNVHAEDSEHP
- a CDS encoding ABC transporter permease codes for the protein MILKANISEAFTSLANARQRTILAIIGIVIGIGSVIGMVSIGSIAENEALKQFKDMGVDVVMVRLTEGSPSANVTLRDITALKEKESSILDVAPYLRSSGTFSIGKKSIYLEEMGVTASFFDMNKIRLAEGRFISDLDENRYFCVIGKETAAFLRGIGLNPLLGSQFPLGNRIFTIVGVLDSVSDGGMRPYGINSSVIMPISTAGRFFEKSDIDSFLALVGNTVSPAQAKADIQNYFRTKSRDLKVRVTTAEELIANMKKQMQIFSLLLGAIGSISLIVGGIGVMNVMLISVTERRMEIGLRRALGAQQGDIQSQFIMEALVLCLVGGVIGIVLGVIVSFVFAKVSHWEFLISYGSIILGFGVAAAVGVFFGYYPARSAARLDPIKALRS